In Nostoc sphaeroides, the genomic window TCAGCGATCGCTTCGTTCAACTCTGCTGGTTCTAGCTTTGTCGTTTTGGCCCACTCTTCTAAAGTCGGTTGACGACCTAGCTGGGTGGCAAGAGATTCCCTTGATTCGTGCAAAGCGCAGGAACGTTGCACCTGTTTACCATAGAAAATCTCTTCCTCGTGTGTTAAGAGTGGCACACGGCCAATCTCACGCAGGTAAGTCCGCACGAGGTCTGTGGCTGTCTGAGCGGTCTTCATGGCGCTACTCTTTGGTAATGATGGGTTTGGCGGTAGGGTCATTAAGGGATAGATGCTTTTTTAGGGTGCTACCCAGTCAGACTGGGAACCTATGGTATGGTTTGCAACTTACGCATCCGAGAAACTCGGCTGCTCATAATAATCAAATTTAGGCTTCTTAACTGCTAAAAGTTACAGTTATTTCCTACTTTTCACAAGTATCTAGAGTTAGATAAATGGTAGCTTCTTAAACATTTTTTTATTGGAGCCTTATTAACAATTGTAACATTTATGAGAATATTTTGGCTAGATGGCGACATTAAATTTCCTGGTTGTTCCAGTTCAGGCAACGTCGCCCTTTCTCTCCAGGCTGACTAGAAGTCAATTTAAGAAATTCTCAGGTTCAAATAATTTTCCTCATATTTGTTAAAGTATCTCTAATGAGAACTATAGTCATTCTCTTATAACAATTACTTAATTTTTGTGGGGAGTGGGGAGTGGGGAATGGGGAATGGTTATTCTCCTTGTCTCCCTCATCTCCCCAATTCCAAACTCCTAACTCCTAACTCCCTACTCCCTACTCCCTCGCAATCGGGCAATACTCTTGAATGGTTTTTACGTCCAAAGTCGTATTTTGTAAAGAACGGATGGCGGCGACGGTAGCTTTCGCGCCCGCGATGGTAGTAATTATGGGAATTTTGTAAGCTAAAGCTGTGCGGCGAATTAACCTAGCATCAGTGTGGGCTTCTTCTCCTGAAGGTGTGTTGATAATAAGTTGGATTTTCTGGTTTTTGATTGCATCTAGGACGTGGGGACGGCCTTCGTGGAGTTTTAACACTAATTGAATATTTAACCCTTGTTCGAGAAGAACTCGCCGTGTACCAACGGTAGCCATCACTGTAAAGCCCAAATCGATAAACTCTTTCACCACACCACTGGCAGCAGCTTTATCGCGATCGCTCATTGATACAAATACAGTTCCACTTAGCGGTAAACGCTCCCCAGCACCTAATTCTGCTTTGGCAAAGGCCCGGCCAAAGTCGCTGTCAATCCCCATCACCTCACCAGTGGATCTCATTTCTGGGCCCAATATTGTATCAGTTCCGGGGAATTTATTAAAGGGTAATACTGCTTCTTTTACAGCAATATGTGTCGGAATAACTTCCTCGGTAAAATGTAGCTCCTCTAAAGTTTTACCCGACATAATTAAGGACGCTAGTTTTGCCAACTGTATGCCCGTTGCTTTAGAAACAAATGGGACTGTGCGGGAAGCGCGGGGGTTGGCTTCTAAAATGTAAACTTGGGGAGAATAACTGCTTGCGCCGACAACGGCAAATTGGATATTCATCAACCCCACAACTGACAGCGCTTGCGCTAGCTGCACCGTCCATGTGCGAATTTGATTGAGAACTGCTGGTGATAGAGAAATTGAAGGTAAAGAACAAGCGGAATCTCCTGAGTGAATCCCCGCTTGCTCAATGTGTTCCATGATGCCACCAATCACCACCCGTCCGGTATGATCGGCGATCGCATCTACATCCACTTCGATCGCATTTTCCAAAAACTTATCAATCAAAATCGGATGTTCTGGTTCTATGAGTACCGCAAAGCTCATGTAGCGTTCCAACTCAGAATCGGAATAGACGATTTCCATCGCTCGTCCCCCTAACACATAGCTGGGACGCACCACCACCGGATAGCCAATCCGTTTGGCGACAATCAGCGCGTCTTCATAACTCCGCGCAATACCATTAGGCGGTTGGGCAATATTCAACTCTTGGAGAATCTTTTCAAACCGCTCCCGGTTTTCTGCCATGTCGATGGAATCTGGCGATGTACCCCAAATTTTAGTAAGGAGTCCAGAAGTGTCATTGTTAAGAAACTCTTGTAAAGGAATAGCCAACTTTAGCGGTGTTTGTCCGCCAAACTGGATTATTACCCCGACTGGATTTTCAGTTTCGATAATGTTAAGAACATCTTCTTTTGTTAAAGGCTCAAAGTAAAGGCGATCGCTGGTATCGTAGTCGGTCGAAACCGTCTCTGGGTTAGAGTTGACCATAATCGTCTCATACCCCGCTTTCTTCAAAGCATAAGCGGCGTGACAACAACAATAATCAAACTCAATTCCCTGTCCAATCCGGTTGGGGCCACCACCCAAAATCAATACTTTTGGCTTGGTTGCGGGTAAAACCTCTGTTTCTTCTTCGTAGGTAGAATAATAGTAGGGAGTAAACGCTTCAAACTCAGCAGCGCAGGTATCTACGGTTTTGTAAACTGGGATAATTCCTAGTGACTTGCGGTAGGCGCGAACTTCATCTTCGGTGGTTTTGGTGGCATAGGCAATTTGGCGATCGCTATATCCGTCCCGCTTCACCTCATAAAGTTGCTCTTTTGTCAACTGCTGCAAAGGTGTCCGCTTCAGAAATTTCTCAACATCTAGTAGTTGCTGAAATTTATCTAGGAACCACGGATCAATACCAGTCAGTTCGTAGATTTCCTCAGCAGTAATCCCTAGTTGCAAGGCATGGCGCACGGAGAAAATGCGATCGGGGTTAGGTGTCCGCAGTTGGGCGCGGATTTGTTCACCACTGGGTAATTTTTCGGCTTTGTCGCAACCCCAACCAGCGCGTCCGGTTTCGAGCGATCGCAGCGCCTTTTGGAAGGATTCGTTGAATGTACGCCCAATTGCCATTACTTCCCCGACAGATTTCATTTGGGTTGTCAGTACTGGATCAGATCCGGGGAATTTTTCAAAGGCGAAGCGGGGAATTTTTGTCACCACATAGTCAATTGTCGGCTCAAAGGACGCGGGAGTTTTCTTGGTGATGTCATTTTTAATTTCATCCAAGGTGTAGCCCACAGCCAATTTTGCGGCCATTTTGGCGATGGGAAAACCCGTGGCTTTGGAAGATAAAGCCGAACTGCGGGAAACGCGGGGGTTCATCTCAATTACAACCACATCCCCATTAACCGGATTGACGGCAAATTGAATATTAGAACCGCCAGTTTCCACACCGATCTCGCGGATGATTTTAATTGCCATATCCCGCAGCCTTTGATATTCTTTATCAGTGAGGGTTTGCGCGGGAGCGACGGTAATTGAGTCTCCGGTGTGGATGCCCATAGGGTCAAGGTTTTCGATGGAGCAGATAATCACCACGTTATCTGCCAAATCACGCATTACTTCGAGTTCATATTCTTTCCAGCCGAGTAAAGACTGGTCAATGAGAATTTGCGAAACGGGGCTGGCATCTATACCTACCTGTGCCATTTCTTCAAATTCTTCTTGGTTGTAAGCAATACCGCCGCCACTTCCACCCATCGTGAAAGCTGGACGAATAATTAGGGGATAAGTACCAATCTGGCGGGCAACAGCTTTGGCTTCTTCCAAAGATTCGGCTGTATCGCTGGGACACACAGCTACCCCAATCCTTGCCATTGCTTCACCAAACAGTTTTCGATCTTCGGCTTTTTCGATCGCTGGTAGTTTAGCGCCGATTAACTCAACGCCGTACTTTTCCAACACCCCATTTTTGGCTAAAGCAACGGCGAGATTGAGGGCGGTTTGTCCTCCCATCGTTGGTAGGAGAGCATCAGGGCGTTCTTTTTCAATGACTTTTTCGACCAATTCTGGAGTTAACGGCTCAATGTAAGTGCGATCGGCCGTTTCTGGGTCGGTCATAATTGTTGCAGGGTTGGAGTTGACCAAAACCACTTCATAGCCTTCTTCTCGCAGCGCTTTACAGGCTTGAGTGCCAGAGTAGTCAAACTCACAGGCTTGTCCAATCACAATTGGGCCAGAGCCTAACAGTAGAATCTTCCGGAGGTCATCACGGCGGGGCATAGTAGTTGCCTTGGAATACGAGAATACAAATCCTGATTATTTTAAGGGTCTTTACCCCCTCTCGTGCTTTTTATTATTAAGTTTTCTAAGTTTGATGACAAAGGGGAGTGGGTAGAGACGCGATTAATCGCGTCTGTGGGTAGAGACGCGATTAATCGCGTCTGTACAAAATGGGGAGTAGGGGGGCAGACGGCAATACGGTTCGGATAAGGTTTTTTGATGATACGCCCTAGATCCAAAGACGCCATAAATCGCCGTCTTTACAAGAGTCAGTCCTTTGTAGAGACGGCGATTTATCGCGTCTCTTGCCTTAATCTCCATGCTCAATTATTATTTTCTATTTCTAATTTTATTTAATTGCGATGCTAAAACTTTTCAAGTTTTTGCGAATCTTTATTATTTAATTTGATTAGATTTGGTAACAGATGGTTATTTATTCTGGCATATACCTATCTAACTTATTAATTATAAATAAATTTCTTAACTAAAAAGATTTATGAACTATCTAATTGCTAAAGATTTGCAACGTTAAATATTATGAAAATATGTTTACTTAGATTAAAAATAGCAGAGAGATATACGAATACCATCCTCTGCCATTTTTTATAATATTTTAAGAGTTAGTGCTGCTAACTTTTTGTTTCAGTCTAGGTAGACAAATCTAGATTATGAGAGTTTTAGCTTTGAGCAGCTTGAACAAACCCTAAGGTTAAGCTGTCTTTGGCGAGGAAGTGAGACAAATGATATGCACGTTCCTCAGTTTTCAACAAAATCTTTTCGTACAGATAGCGTGTTCCCCGATCGCCTAAACTCTCTGCCTGAGCAGCTTGACGCCGAATTACGCCAATGATTGCTTGTTCCGCAGCGAGGTCATTTTCCACCATTTGGCGAGAGGAATATACGCCTTCCGATTCTTGTTCAAAACAGGTTAATTCTGCTAATTTGCTGAAGGTCGCTACTGGCACACCACCCAGTCCATCCAAACGTTCTCCAATTTCATGAACGTGGTCTTGTACTTGGTTGTAACTTTCGTTAAAAAACTCATGCAGAGAGTAAAATTCTGAGCCTTCAACTACAAAATGATGCTTTTGGTACTGCAAGTATAGTGCCTGGAAACTAGCTAATACAACGTTGAATCCTTCTGTAACTGGAGCAGTTACGCTGTGATCCAACAACACAGGGTTGTCATATACATTACCAAAATTCCGTAACAAAGTTTGTGTTTCAGACATTGCGTTCCTCTCTTTTTAACAGTTATAGATTTTAACTGCTTATTCTTAACATATTAACATTTTAATAATAAGAGCAAGCCAATTCGCCATGTCAATATTTTGTATTTTTGCTTACTAAAAATCTCAAGTTTATTGTCGGCTGGATGATGGTACGCTCATCAAGTTGCATAAAATTCTCATTATCATTGACATATCAGCTTAAATGTGTATCTTTCCCAATAGCAGCAGGCAGAGAAAATAAAATTTTCTCTTCTTTGTCTCTCTACATCCCCCTTTCAACATGGGAGGGCTGCAAAAATTTGATTTTTTTTCCAAAATTACTGAGAATTGTTTGCACTTAAGGTATGCTGGTTTTAAGAGGTTAAACTCTTCAGACTTTCAAAAAGCAGAGAGTTCAATGGCGGTAGTTACTGCAAGTTTGTTGCACTTTGAGGGCAATTCTCTTGAAATCATATAGTTCAGAAATAGAAAGCAACCACCTTGTAGAGGTGAATTGGGCAGATCGCTGGCAAGTCTATCAACGCCTAAAGGAGTTAGACATTCCCTGTAGTTGTCAGGCTAACCAGCCATTGCAAGTTGAAATTGGCTCTCCTATGACAGTTGTTCAACTTTGGAGTGTGATCCGGCGATTAACAGCCTCTCGTCAAGACCAGATTTGGACTCTTGAGCATTGCTGGAAAAGTCGCTACCAACAGTTCTAATCTTTAGCTACTGAGAATATCTTGCTTGACAGCTTGGATTAATTAAAAGGAGGTTAAAAAATGGGTGCATCTCACAGTATGGAAGTATCGGAGTTTTGCCTTGAGGGCAGATTTATAGATTTTGTTATTAAAGATGGCTATAAGCTTAAAGGCTTAATTCTGGGGACTCATGAGGGTGAGTCTTATATTAAACTCGCTAAAAATTTACGGGCTGCTTTTGACTTGCGCTTACCACCAGGGACTTGGCTGCAAGTTGTTGGTTACAAAAAACATGATTTGAAAGATGGCACTGTTACTCTGAAGGCTGAACGGGTGATGGCGGCGCGTTCTCAGATGGTGATTCAGACGCCTACGCCAGTGCAAGAACCCCCATCTATTGATAATGCCAAGGTAAAACCAGCTAAAACTAAAGCCACGATTTTGGTCTGTCAAAAGTCTGATTGCATGAAACGCGGTGGTAAAGCAGTTTGTCAGGCGTTGGAGGCGGCTTTAAGCGATCGCGGTTTAGAAGACCAAGTTACAATCAAGGGCACTGGTTGTATGAAGAATTGTAAAGCTGGGCCAAACTTAGTTATGCCAGATAAAACCCGCCATAGCCGAATTCAAGCTACACAGGTTCCGGCGTTGATGGATAAGCATTTTGGTGACAAGAGTTTAGAAGCACAGCCTGACAATTTAAGGGAAGCAGCGATATTGAATGCTAAGTTTTGCTGAAAAATTTAGCGAAATCTTGACATTTCAATGATTTAGCTTCATAATGCCTTCATCAAGTGTGTTCCATTAATACTCGGCATTCGGCTTTAGGCAAGTATTTGTAAGAGTTTCAAATTAAGCGATCGCCTACGATTTGTCATAAGAAAGGCAAAGTAGTAGAAGCGATCGCTTAATATTTGTATGCAATTGGGTTTAGCGATCGCATGTCATGAGCAACCTCAGCGTCCAGCTTCCTGACTCTTTGTACAAAAGTTTGCAGGAACTTGCCAAACAAGACGGCATTTCTATCGATCAGTTTGTGGCGACAGCAGTTGCGGAAAAAATCGCTGCACTCACAACTGAAATTTATTTAGGGGAGTTAGCAAAGCAAGGCAGTCGAGAAAAATACGACGCAGTTTTAGCTAAAGTACCAGATATTGAACCGGAATCTTACGATCGCTTACCTACAGCTTAACAAAAAGGCGATCGCCTACGATTTGTCATAAGAAAGGCAAAGTAGTAGAAGTGATCGCTTAATATTTGTATCAAACACTACTATTGATCGCACTGTCTGTCCTCATGCACTAAGTCATCTATAAATGACTCACGTTGATCTTCGGACATACTATCCCAATCTAAACCGCGTTCAGCACACAAGCTCCGTAATTGGGTTTGGGCATACTCCATACGAGAATCGCGCTCTTGCTCACCTTCTTTTGCTAGGGCTAATAATACTACTCGTTTACTCTCTGGAGGTAGCTGCTTGACTAATTCAATTACTTGTTCATCGCTCAGTGTCAGCTTTGGCATGGTTGTTACCGGAAAACTGGATTAGTTTTTCTCAATTCTTATTTCAGGGTATCAAGAGATTTGACTTGCGATGCCTGCGGTATTTGCTAGCCTACACCTAAGCCTCCCATTAGGAGAGCAAAGTTGTAAAACCGTAGGCGTAGCCCGCCGCAGGCATCGCTTAATTATTTTTATACAATTACGTTCCCTGGTTTGGTGAGGTGCATTAGCAGCAGCGTAACGCATCAAAAGTATCTAGAATGATGCATTAATAATGTAATGTACTCTACAAATTTTTAATGTTTGTAAGTCATTCATCGGAGTCTGAACCTGAATTCTCATTCAAGTCTGCTAAATTTTCGCCCTCAAAATTTGCTGGTTTAAGTCTTGGCCATTCAAGATTCGCCCCTACAAGATTCGCCCCTACAAGATTCGCCCCTACAAGATTCGCCCGTTGAAGATACGCCCCTTGAAGATTCACCCGTTGAAGATTCGCCCCTTGAAGGTTCACCCGTTGAAGATTTGCCCGTTGAAGGTACGCCCCTTCAAGATTAGCTCGTTGAAGATTCGCCCATTGAAGATTCGCGCCTTCAATATTTCCCTGTTGAAGATTTGCGCCTTCAAGATTTGCGCCTTTAAGATTTGCGCCTTCAAGATTTGCGCCTTCAAGATTTGTACCTTCAAGATTCGCGTCTTCAAAATTTGCTGCTACAAGCCATGCTGCTTGAAGATTTACATCCTTCAAGTTGGCTCCGACGAAATTAGCGTAAGCAAGACGTGTATTAAATAAATTTGCTCCTTCAAGATTGGCATTATAAAAGTCTCTTTGATGCAAAATACATTCTGATAAGTTCAATAAGCTAAGACAGTTCAATATAAGTACATTATCAGCGCCTCTTCTTTGCCCTTGCAAGCGGGAAATCCAGATACCGAAAGCTTCAGGAGTATGCCATTGAATCTTTGAAACTGTCTTTGTCACTCTAGCGCAAGCATTTAAGACAGCCAACAACGCTTCTTCTGCATTTCGTGCTTGTCTATTTTCTTCTTGAAAATCAGGTCTGGGAGTTAAGCGTTCCATCGGCATTCCATGACGCAACATAAAACCAATCAGATGGCATAATGTCTGCTGCCAATTGCTAACATCCGATGGATTCTGTAAACGCATTTCATCCGCAACAAACTTAAAAAGGTATTCATCTATATGGGATGCACCGCAGAGAATTGCCCACCTTTTTAAAGCCTCGCGTTCATCCCATCCCTCATCTGGATCATCCTGGCGATCCTTCAGCTTTTTATCAATGAGCCTAACTTCTCGCACGATGCGTTTTGCTGTCAAATATTCACCAAAACTCTTGTGAGTAAATTCAAAAGTTTTTTCCTGTTCCTTAACTCCACTCTCACGAAAATAAAAGGCAGTCAAAAGACGAGTTACGCCTAATTTGGCACTTTCCTGAAACTTGTCTAAAAGACTCTTTAAACTACTGTGTTCACAATGGGCTTCAATCTCTCTGACTGTTGTTGTTCGTCCATCTCCATGCCAGGAAGCTAAAGCTATTTCTTCGAGGATGCGAACAAAGTCTTTTTCCTCAATTCCACGAATAGCCGGATGTTGATAACCAGCCCAACCGCGCTGATAAACTGCTGCGAGCAAATTTGCATAAATTGCATTCAGGTTGCCGTCTGTAGGAAATTTATTTTGCTGGTCGAAACTCAATGCTACCAAGTAATTGAGCAAGGGTTGGGCAGTAATTTCTGTCAGGTTATCTTGGTTTAACTCTTTTGGTAAGCAATCATATCCCCGTCCGCTAGCATTGCCGTATTTCTGCCACCAAATCTGACGTTGATCTTGCTGCAACAAGTTTTGATTGTCAATGTAATTTTTTCTCTCATCTTCACTAACAAAATAAGGCAAAATATGCAATATTTGCTGTGGTTGGCGAAAGTCGCTACTATTTGCTTGCACTACCAGTTCTCGTCCGCCGATTAATACTTGTAAGCAAGTTTCACGCACATTAAATCGCTCTACTTTTCTTTGGACTTCCCGCACAAATTGTTGAGCAATTTCAGTGGCAATTTTACCCTGCATGGCAAGCTCATCTAAACCATCGAAGATAATCAGTAAGCGGGAATCAGCCTTATCTTTATCTAGCGGATTATGTCTGAGAAAGCCATCGTCTCGGACAAACTTACCAACTGCCTCAACTAAATCATCCGAGGGTTCAAAATGGTGCAAAGGAATAAATAAAACCGGAATTTTCCCTTTTTCTGCTTGATTAGCTGCAAAGATTTTGGCAAAGGAAGATTTACCACTTCCTGGGCCACCACTAATCACTCTAATGGCATCGTTACGATCGCTTTTTTCTAACCAAGCTTCTAGTTCAGTTTCTAAGTCAAGAACAATTCGCTGATATTTCTCATCTTCTCTCACCCGGCGTTCAAATTCTTCTGATTTTTCACCCGCAACTTTCTGCTTATAGAAGGCGTGCAAAGGAACATAAACCTGTTTTAAACCAAAGGCTTCTAAAAGCATCGGTTCTTCAACCTGTTTTTGTAGCCAAGCTAAATAACGCTGCCATGACTGTTCCCGTTCATTGGCTTGAGTAAAGGGGGTATCCAGTTCTTCTTTTAAACAAGCATATTTTTTGGGATTTTTTGCCCACTCTTCATGTAGGGCATACACAAAATAGGTAGGAAGACGATGACTAATTGTTACTGCCTGGGCTTCATTGACGCTAAAGTATTTTAACCAGTCGGCAAAAGCAGTTTTAATCGCTTCCAGAATCGGCAAATCTTTGGGACGGCTAAAAAAATCTTGGTCAATACGCAATTCTATACTTTCTAGGGAATCGTTGAGGCGATCGCACAATAGGTCAAGATCACTCTCGTTTGGTTTTTCAAACAGTAACTCTTGATTTCCTTTTACCAAACTCTCTATTGCTTCTTTCAAAGAACAATAAATTAGTAACCAAGCAACTTCCTCTGGTGCTGATCCTAAACCTAGTGCTGCTGTAGCTTCTACTGCATCTTTGGCTACCTCTCCCCACTGACCTAAGACCCCATTTATCACACCTTTTCCTAGTGATTTGAATAGTTCTTTAAAGTCAGCGTTAATGGGTTTATTCCATAATGCAACAGGTTTGCTGACTGAAAATCCAGAGGTATTGCTCATCGCTGTTGTATGACGCTGGTAGATGTACTGAGTTAATATATTTCAACAAGGTTTTATCAGATTTTTTCTGAAAACCAGTAGTAAATTTAACAATTTATCTAGATATATTTCTAATTTCAGGCTGAAAGGCTCAACGTTGAGGATAAAAGGCTCAACTTTCAGGCTCAAAGGCTCAACGTTGAGGATAAAAGGCTCAACTTTCAGGCTCAAAGGCTCAACGTTGAGGATAAAAGGCTCAATGTTGAGGATAAAAGGCTCAATGTTGAGGCTCAAAGGCTCAACTGTCAGGCTCAAAGGCTCAATGTTGAGGTTCAAAGGCTCAACTGTCAGGCTCAAAGGCTCAAAAATGCGTTGGCGATTAGAAATCGCGGTTACACAAACAAAACCCGCCTGCGCGGGTTGCAAAAATCTTTATACTATTTCAATTGATGATTGCAACACATCATTGGATAAAGACGCGATGAATCGCGTCTCTACAAATGGTCTATTTGTCGCATTCTTTTTTCAAATTGGTATTTAGATAGAAAACACGGTAGGGAAGCACAGGTGCGCTTCTCTACGAGTAACGTGTATTCCACCCAAATTTATAACTGCGACGGTCGCCTATTTTATGCTTTAGCTGGCCGCGGCTTCGGGTTTCTTTTTCTTGGAACGGCGGCTAAACCTGCGTCCCATCTCATCAATGACTGCATCTAAACCTGTAACATCACCGCTAGCTTTGGCATAGCTATAAATTGCTAATGCTGCTGCATAAGCTTCACTACCAGCCGCTATACAAGTATCATCCACTAGTTCTTGCAGTTGGGTTAGAGACAACAGCACCGGATACAAGTCCTCATATATTTCCAAATCCCGGCGCATCTCTTCCAAATCAAAAGAACGAGGCAAAAAGTTAGGGTTCTGTGTCGCCACTTCTAAGGCTTTGCTTACAAAAGCCCGACTTTTATCTCCCATCTTTACTATGGTGCGTCGGTCTTCGGTAGTCAAATCAATCAAAAACGGTAA contains:
- a CDS encoding Asr1405/Asl0597 family protein yields the protein MKSYSSEIESNHLVEVNWADRWQVYQRLKELDIPCSCQANQPLQVEIGSPMTVVQLWSVIRRLTASRQDQIWTLEHCWKSRYQQF
- a CDS encoding Dps family protein, producing MSETQTLLRNFGNVYDNPVLLDHSVTAPVTEGFNVVLASFQALYLQYQKHHFVVEGSEFYSLHEFFNESYNQVQDHVHEIGERLDGLGGVPVATFSKLAELTCFEQESEGVYSSRQMVENDLAAEQAIIGVIRRQAAQAESLGDRGTRYLYEKILLKTEERAYHLSHFLAKDSLTLGFVQAAQS
- a CDS encoding pentapeptide repeat-containing protein — protein: MSNTSGFSVSKPVALWNKPINADFKELFKSLGKGVINGVLGQWGEVAKDAVEATAALGLGSAPEEVAWLLIYCSLKEAIESLVKGNQELLFEKPNESDLDLLCDRLNDSLESIELRIDQDFFSRPKDLPILEAIKTAFADWLKYFSVNEAQAVTISHRLPTYFVYALHEEWAKNPKKYACLKEELDTPFTQANEREQSWQRYLAWLQKQVEEPMLLEAFGLKQVYVPLHAFYKQKVAGEKSEEFERRVREDEKYQRIVLDLETELEAWLEKSDRNDAIRVISGGPGSGKSSFAKIFAANQAEKGKIPVLFIPLHHFEPSDDLVEAVGKFVRDDGFLRHNPLDKDKADSRLLIIFDGLDELAMQGKIATEIAQQFVREVQRKVERFNVRETCLQVLIGGRELVVQANSSDFRQPQQILHILPYFVSEDERKNYIDNQNLLQQDQRQIWWQKYGNASGRGYDCLPKELNQDNLTEITAQPLLNYLVALSFDQQNKFPTDGNLNAIYANLLAAVYQRGWAGYQHPAIRGIEEKDFVRILEEIALASWHGDGRTTTVREIEAHCEHSSLKSLLDKFQESAKLGVTRLLTAFYFRESGVKEQEKTFEFTHKSFGEYLTAKRIVREVRLIDKKLKDRQDDPDEGWDEREALKRWAILCGASHIDEYLFKFVADEMRLQNPSDVSNWQQTLCHLIGFMLRHGMPMERLTPRPDFQEENRQARNAEEALLAVLNACARVTKTVSKIQWHTPEAFGIWISRLQGQRRGADNVLILNCLSLLNLSECILHQRDFYNANLEGANLFNTRLAYANFVGANLKDVNLQAAWLVAANFEDANLEGTNLEGANLEGANLKGANLEGANLQQGNIEGANLQWANLQRANLEGAYLQRANLQRVNLQGANLQRVNLQGAYLQRANLVGANLVGANLVGANLEWPRLKPANFEGENLADLNENSGSDSDE
- a CDS encoding ribbon-helix-helix protein, CopG family, whose protein sequence is MSNLSVQLPDSLYKSLQELAKQDGISIDQFVATAVAEKIAALTTEIYLGELAKQGSREKYDAVLAKVPDIEPESYDRLPTA
- a CDS encoding (2Fe-2S) ferredoxin domain-containing protein: MGASHSMEVSEFCLEGRFIDFVIKDGYKLKGLILGTHEGESYIKLAKNLRAAFDLRLPPGTWLQVVGYKKHDLKDGTVTLKAERVMAARSQMVIQTPTPVQEPPSIDNAKVKPAKTKATILVCQKSDCMKRGGKAVCQALEAALSDRGLEDQVTIKGTGCMKNCKAGPNLVMPDKTRHSRIQATQVPALMDKHFGDKSLEAQPDNLREAAILNAKFC
- the carB gene encoding carbamoyl-phosphate synthase large subunit yields the protein MPRRDDLRKILLLGSGPIVIGQACEFDYSGTQACKALREEGYEVVLVNSNPATIMTDPETADRTYIEPLTPELVEKVIEKERPDALLPTMGGQTALNLAVALAKNGVLEKYGVELIGAKLPAIEKAEDRKLFGEAMARIGVAVCPSDTAESLEEAKAVARQIGTYPLIIRPAFTMGGSGGGIAYNQEEFEEMAQVGIDASPVSQILIDQSLLGWKEYELEVMRDLADNVVIICSIENLDPMGIHTGDSITVAPAQTLTDKEYQRLRDMAIKIIREIGVETGGSNIQFAVNPVNGDVVVIEMNPRVSRSSALSSKATGFPIAKMAAKLAVGYTLDEIKNDITKKTPASFEPTIDYVVTKIPRFAFEKFPGSDPVLTTQMKSVGEVMAIGRTFNESFQKALRSLETGRAGWGCDKAEKLPSGEQIRAQLRTPNPDRIFSVRHALQLGITAEEIYELTGIDPWFLDKFQQLLDVEKFLKRTPLQQLTKEQLYEVKRDGYSDRQIAYATKTTEDEVRAYRKSLGIIPVYKTVDTCAAEFEAFTPYYYSTYEEETEVLPATKPKVLILGGGPNRIGQGIEFDYCCCHAAYALKKAGYETIMVNSNPETVSTDYDTSDRLYFEPLTKEDVLNIIETENPVGVIIQFGGQTPLKLAIPLQEFLNNDTSGLLTKIWGTSPDSIDMAENRERFEKILQELNIAQPPNGIARSYEDALIVAKRIGYPVVVRPSYVLGGRAMEIVYSDSELERYMSFAVLIEPEHPILIDKFLENAIEVDVDAIADHTGRVVIGGIMEHIEQAGIHSGDSACSLPSISLSPAVLNQIRTWTVQLAQALSVVGLMNIQFAVVGASSYSPQVYILEANPRASRTVPFVSKATGIQLAKLASLIMSGKTLEELHFTEEVIPTHIAVKEAVLPFNKFPGTDTILGPEMRSTGEVMGIDSDFGRAFAKAELGAGERLPLSGTVFVSMSDRDKAAASGVVKEFIDLGFTVMATVGTRRVLLEQGLNIQLVLKLHEGRPHVLDAIKNQKIQLIINTPSGEEAHTDARLIRRTALAYKIPIITTIAGAKATVAAIRSLQNTTLDVKTIQEYCPIARE